A genome region from Coffea arabica cultivar ET-39 chromosome 7e, Coffea Arabica ET-39 HiFi, whole genome shotgun sequence includes the following:
- the LOC140004542 gene encoding uncharacterized protein, producing MNQKNKKKKHENSTSPDASGSVENRIIEHQNQNNSTAVGGSSLENATSPIERTADGVQFPCSSQPACEKSPLILKSCSLNQLPPPLIPDQCHQQQHTCTMQQFQQEQPMPPFTQLNMPSWIPLLPGQHLPGASLPALYQPVPPPAGTTGITGGGPGYGATPRSQQQIPSYCYHVGYPYPGFPGPWDPSSWLSLPQHLLPPHSSAFPGHCPYFSPIQPPIPGSSSASTTSNQGSTMRPTAKLSLMHQQLWEAQSLENVHLRKIVGELQSELADCKGRLTKLEEDVLSLKPVVKEGTTTATGVSSGAKTSKRGRPEKLVTPDGRLPSTDTSCPRIWNRKSGLLETLCQTKKLHYEKVILKKVENEPSVQHTNEGKVKIPFINSSGSLEIPCSSGLCDNSSYHHSAVLISKASIKPELKNYDTRGSASFTNSSQNVYRTGGSNSSGNFVGMTSNANLLWTSTTSPEECGRDMLDVTAQISHNNMNILEHESEAVVGWNFGNKEDGSVVQTVEAELADDEKTRTGE from the exons ATGAATcagaagaataaaaagaaaaaacatgaAAACTCTACCTCTCCAGATGCTAGTGGTTCAGTGGAGAACCGG ATAATTgaacatcaaaatcaaaataatagtACAGCGGTCGGTGGCTCTTCACTTGAAAATGCAACTTCCCCGATTGAGCGTACTGCAGATGGTGTCCAATTTCCTTGTTCATCTCAACCTGCTTGTGAAAAGTCCCCTTTGATCCTAAAATCCTGCAGTCTCAACCAGTTGCCTCCACCACTCATCCCAGACCAATGTCATCAACAGCAACATACTTGCACTATGCAGCAGTTCCAACAGGAACAACCAATGCCCCCGTTTACACAACTCAACATGCCATCCTGGATTCCCCTGCTCCCTGGTCAACATTTGCCGGGTGCCAGTCTGCCAGCTCTCTATCAGCCCGTCCCTCCTCCTGCAGGAACGACTGGCATTACCGGGGGAGGACCTGGTTATGGAGCAACTCCAAGAAGCCAACAGCAGATTCCTAGCTATTGTTACCATGTTGGCTACCCATATCCAGGCTTTCCAG GCCCTTGGGATCCTTCATCTTGGTTGAGCCTTCCACAACATCTACTACCTCCTCATAGCAGTGCCTTCCCTGGACACTGTCCTTATTTCTCTCCAATTCAGCCACCAATACCCGGTTCTTCATCGGCTTCCACCACATCAAACCAGGGAAGTACGATGAGACCAACTGCAAAACTCTCTCTGATGCACCAGCAACTATGGGAAGCTCAA TCTTTGGAGAATGTTCACCTACGGAAGATTGTTGGTGAGTTGCAATCTGAACTGGCAGATTGTAAGGGCCGGTTAACAAAGCTTGAGGAAGACGTATTGTCCCTAAAACCTGTTGTAAAAGAGGGAACAACTACTGCAACTGGGGTTTCTTCAGGTGCAAAGACTTCAAAGAGAGGAAGGCCAGAGAAACTGGTAACCCCAGATGGAAGGTTGCCTTCAACAGATACTTCATGCCCTCGAATTTGGAATAGGAAGTCTGGACTACTTGAAACTCTTTGTCAGACTAAAAAACTACACTATGAGAAAGTGATTTTAAAAAAAGTGGAAAATGAGCCATCTGTGCAGCATACAAACGAGGGAAAGGTTAAAATTCCTTTCATCAATTCTAGTGGCAGTCTTGAGATTCCATGTAGCAGCGGATTATGCGACAACAGTTCCTATCATCATTCTGCAGTCCTAATTAGCAAGGCTTCCATCAAGCCTGAGTTGAAGAATTATGACACTAGGGGCTCCGCTTCTTTTACAAATTCATCTCAGAATGTTTATAGGACTGGAGGAAGTAATTCTTCTGGAAACTTTGTGGGGATGACCAGTAACGCAAATTTGCTCTGGACATCAACTACCTCCCCTGAAGAATGCGGAAGAGATATGCTAGATGTTACAGCTCAAATATCCCATAACAACATGAATATTCTAGAACATGAAAGCGAAGCTGTCGTTGGCTGGAACTTTGGGAACAAAGAGGATGGATCGGTTGTTCAAACTGTGGAAGCTGAATTAGCTGATGATGAAAAAACAAGAACCGGAGAATGA